A single genomic interval of Tenuifilum sp. 4138str harbors:
- a CDS encoding MotA/TolQ/ExbB proton channel family protein, with product MKKLFTLVAVLGVLSFGASTFVNAQDEPAAQPDSAMVQEQADQADQAVTPAAPAVEEQSLHKAIKTKFIEGGPGFMASILLTLIFGLAIVIERIIYLNLSTTNTKKLLNNIEEALKNGGVEAAKEVCRNTRGPVASIFYQGLDRVHEGIEVVEKSIVTYGSVMMGQLEKGLTWISLFIAIAPMLGFMGTVIGMIGAFDAIQAAGDISPSLVAGGIKVALITTVFGLIVAIILQVFYNYLLNKIDSITNEMEDASVSLLDILVKFNLQK from the coding sequence ATGAAAAAGCTATTCACACTAGTAGCAGTATTGGGAGTGCTCTCGTTTGGAGCATCAACCTTTGTAAATGCACAGGATGAACCTGCAGCACAACCTGACTCAGCAATGGTTCAGGAGCAAGCAGATCAGGCAGATCAGGCAGTAACACCTGCAGCCCCTGCAGTTGAAGAACAATCGTTACACAAGGCTATCAAAACCAAATTCATTGAGGGTGGTCCTGGATTTATGGCATCCATTCTTTTAACCTTAATCTTTGGTTTGGCTATTGTAATTGAGCGTATTATTTACCTAAACCTTTCTACCACCAATACCAAAAAGTTACTCAACAATATTGAGGAAGCCCTGAAAAATGGTGGTGTTGAGGCTGCTAAGGAAGTTTGCCGTAACACCCGTGGTCCTGTTGCCAGCATTTTCTATCAGGGTCTTGACCGTGTTCACGAAGGTATCGAAGTTGTTGAGAAATCAATTGTTACCTACGGTTCAGTTATGATGGGTCAGCTGGAAAAGGGATTAACCTGGATTTCGCTTTTCATCGCAATTGCTCCTATGTTAGGGTTTATGGGTACTGTTATCGGTATGATCGGTGCTTTTGATGCTATCCAAGCTGCTGGTGACATTTCTCCGTCGCTTGTTGCTGGTGGTATTAAGGTTGCTCTTATCACTACCGTATTCGGTCTTATTGTTGCTATTATTCTTCAGGTATTCTATAACTACCTGCTCAATAAGATTGATAGCATCACCAATGAAATGGAAGATGCTTCAGTAAGCCTACTCGATATTCTTGTTAAGTTTAACCTTCAAAAATAA